In Aspergillus flavus chromosome 3, complete sequence, one genomic interval encodes:
- a CDS encoding small subunit of acetolactate synthase (mitochondrial acetolactate synthase small subunit, putative) has protein sequence MAFRRPLMLSKTASAPFSSLAGRTARVAATLPRFTTARASSSSTSALAYKALHRRSPLPLPVSDSSPQWDAPTAVSSILYETPVAPTNPPKRHILNCLVQNEPGVLSRVSGILAARGFNIDSLVVCNTEVEDLSRMTIVLQGQDGVVEQARRQLDDLVPVWAVLDYTDSALVQRELLLAKVSILGPEFFEELLQHHREITTPGETLDGQKDKAEAQITEFHPRNLPPSQALRHKHEHLDAITRLTHQFGGKVLDISNNNCIVEVSAKPSRIDSFMKLIAPFGVLESTRTGLMALPRSPLHEQVEEIEKEAADVVDASTLPPG, from the exons ATGGCTTTCCGGCGTCCTTTGATGCTGTCCAAGACAGCATCAGCGCCTTTTTCCTCCCTTGCTGGCAGAACTGCCCGAGTGGCCGCGACTCTGCCCCGGTTCACCACAGCTAGAGCCTCTTCCAGCTCGACCTCCGCCCTCGCCTACAAGGCGCTCCATCGTCGCTctccccttcctcttcctgTGTCGGACTCTTCTCCGCAATGGGATGCTCCGACTGCCGTCTCGTCGATTCTGTATGAGACTCCCGTTGCGCCGACCAATCCCCCGAAACGCCATATCCTGAACTGTCTGGTGCAGAATGAGCCTGGTGTTCTTTCTCGTGTTTCTGGAATTTTGGCCGCCCGTGGCTTCAACATTGACAGTCTGGTCGTGTGTAACACCGAAGTCGAAGATCTGTCCCGCATGACCATCGTGCTGCAGGGTCAGGATGGTGTCGTCGAGCAGGCCCGACGCCAGCTCGACGACCTCGTTCCCGTCTGGGCCGTCCTCGACTACACAGACTCTGCTCTCGTGCAGCGCGAGTTGCTTCTTGCGAAGGTCAGCATCCTGGGTCCTGAGTTCTTCGAGGAATTGCTTCAGCACCACCGCGAGATCACCACCCCCGGCGAGACTCTCGACGGCCAGAAGGATAAGGCCGAGGCCCAGATCACTGAATTCCATCCCCGCAATCTCCCTCCCAGTCAGGCATTGAGACACAAGCACGAGCATCTTGACGCCATCACTCGCTTGACCCACCAGTTCGGCGGCAAGGTTCTTGATATTAGCAACAACAACTGTATTGTTGAAGT CTCCGCCAAGCCGTCTCGTATTGACTCCTTCATGAAGCTCATCGCTCCCTTCGGTGTCTTGGAGTCTACCCGTACCGGTTTGATGGCTCTGCCTCGTTCACCTCTTCACGAGCAGGTTgaggagatcgagaaggaggctgcCGACGTTGTCGACGCGAGCACCCTTCCTCCTGGTTAA